The following DNA comes from Corynebacterium lizhenjunii.
GCTTCCCTGGTGGAAATGCGTCGCGTGCGCGACCTGGAGCCGTACATCGGCCAGGAGCTCGAGGCAAAGATCATCGAGCTGGACAAGCAGCGCAACAACGTGGTGCTGTCGCGTCGTGCATTCCTGGAGCAGAACCAGTCCGAGGTCCGCTCCGAGTTCCTGCACCAGCTGCAGAAGGGCCAGGTCCGCAAGGGTGTTGTGTCCTCCATCGTCAACTTCGGCGCTTTCGTCGACCTCGGCGGTGTCGACGGTCTGGTACACGTCTCCGAGCTGTCCTGGAAGCACATCGACCACCCGTCTGAGGTTGTCACCGTGGGCGACGAGGTCACTGTTGAGGTCCTCGACGTCGATCTGGACCGCGAGCGCGTCTCCTTGTCCCTGAAGGCTACCCAGGAAGATCCGTGGCGCGTCTTCGCCCGTACTCACGCTGTGGGCCAGATCGTTCCGGGCAAGGTCACCAAGCTGGTGCCGTTCGGTGCGTTCGTCCGCGTCGAGGAAGGCATCGAGGGTCTGGTGCACATCTCCGAGCTGGCTCAGCGCCACGTGGAGGTTCCGGATCAGGTTGTCAACGTTGGCCAGGAAGTTATGGTCAAGGTCATCGACATCGACCTGGAGCGTCGTCGCATTTCCCTGTCCGTTAAGCAGGCAGATGAGGACTACACCGAAGAGTTCGATCCGTCGAAGTACGGCATGGCTGACTCCTACGACGAGCAGGGCAACTACGTCTTCCCCGAGGGCTTCGATCCGGAGACCAACGAGTGGAAGGAAGGCTTTGACGAGCAGCGTCAGGCTTGGGAGGCTCGCTACGCTGAGTCCGAGCGTCGCTTCCAGCTGCACACCGCTCAGATCGAGCGCTCCCGCCAGGCAGCCGCCGAGGCTTCCGAGCAGGGCGAAGCTGCTAACTACTCTTCCGAGTCTGCCGATGCCCCTGCGTCCGACTCCGCTGAGACCCAGGGTTCCCTGGCTTCCGATGAGCAGCTCGCTGCTCTGCGCGACAAGCTGGCTGGCAACTAAGCCACGCTAGCCTCGCTAGCGCATACACCGCTCGACCTTCCCGGTCGGGCGGTTTCGCCGTTTTTCGCCGTTTTCGCCCCAACAGTGCTCGCTTCCTAAGCGCCCGCCAGTTCCGGCCTAATGGTCAAAATGGGTTGCTTTTCGGCGTGTCCGAATTGCCCGTGTGAACATTGTCATGCCCGCGCGGGCGGTCGGTATCTTTTGATTGTGCCCGAAACGGGGTAAGGTCCGATATGTTATGGCCACGCACTGAGTGGTTATTACCTATTGTTCGTGAAGAAGGGAACCTGCTGTGGCGTCTGTACACGATACCGCGCAGCACATCGTCAAAAACATTGGCGGTGCTGACAACATCACTTCCTTAACGCATTGCGCAACGCGCCTGCGTTTCCAACTGGCTGATTCTTCCCTGGTGGATAAGGCCGCCCTGGAGTCCGACCCGGCGGTGCTCGGCACGGTGCCGCAGGGTGCCAACGGCTACCAGGTGGTCATGGGTGGCGGGGTGGCTGAGTTCTACAACGCCATCAACAAGCTGCCGGGCGTGGAACCTGGCGCAGCCGCACGCGGCCCAAAGGTTAACGCCGACGGCTCCAAGGAGTACGGCGGCGTGCGCGGCAAGTTCGGATGGGTGGACTACAGCTTTGAATTTCTCTCCGATACCTTCCGTCCGGTGCTGTGGGCGCTGCTGGGCGCTTCGCTTATCATCACTATGCTGGTGCTGGCGGACACGATTGGTCTGCAGGAATTCCGTGCACCGATGGAGGAACAGCCCGCGGGCTACCAGCTGATGCACGCCATGTGGCGTTCGGTGTTCTACTTCCTGCCCATCATGATTGGCGCCACTGCGGCCAAAAAGCTCGGCGCCAACGAGTGGGTGGGCGCCGCCATCCCTGCGGCACTGCTAACGCCTGAGTTCATCGGGCTCTCTGCCGTTGCGGAGACCACCACCTTCATGGGTGGCGAGGCCTCCAAGGTGGAGGTCTTCGGCCTGCCGCTCATCCTCAATGACTACTCTTCGCAGGTCTTCCCGCCGCTGTTGGCAGCAATTGGCTTGTTCTGGGTAGAAAAGGGCTTGAAGAAGATCATCCCGTCGGCTGTACAGATGGTCTTCGTGCCCTTCTTCTCCTTGCTGATCATGATCCCGCTCACCGCCTTCCTCCTTGGCCCCTTCGGCATTGGTGTGGGCAACGGTATTTCTAACTTCCTGTCTGCGGTTAACGCTTTCTCCCCGTTCATCCTGGCCATCATCATCCCGTTGCTCTACCCGTTCCTGGTGCCGTTGGGCCTGCACTGGCCGCTCAACGCGATTATGGTGCAGAACCTGGCCACGCTAGGCTACGACTTCATCCAGGGACCCATGGGCGCGTGGAACTTTGCCTGCTTCGGCCTGGTAGCCGGCGTGCTGGTGGTTTCTGTGCGTGAGCACAACCGGGCTATGCGCCAGGTGGCTACCGGTGGCTTAGCTGCGGGCCTGCTGGGTGGTATCTCTGAGCCTTCGCTTTACGGCATTGTCTTGCGCTTTAAGAAGACCTACTTGCGTCTGCTTCCGGGCTGTTTCGCGGGCGGCGTGGTCATGGGCATCTTCGATGTCAAGGCTAACGCCTTCGTTTTCACCTCCTTGTTGACCATCCCGGCCATGGACCCGACCCTGGGCTATGCCATTGGCGTCGCCGTGGCTTTCTTCACCTCCTTCTTCCTGGTGGTCCTCTTCGACTACCGTGGCAAGGAGGAGCGCGCCGCCGTGCGTGCTCAGCTGGCGGCTGAGTCTGATGATGCCCCCGCACCGGAAGCCCAGGCCGCTTCCGCAGGCACCGCCGCCGCTGAGTCTGGCGATGCCCCCGCACCTGCAGCCCAGGCTGCTTCCACAGGCACTGCCACTGCCGTGCTGGAGCGCGGGGTGAGCGCGCCTTTGGCCGGTAAGGCCGTCCCACTGTCTGAAGTTCCAGACCCCATTTTTGCCGCCGCCAAGCTCGGCGAGGGCGTGGCCATTGTGCCCACCGGCACCACCGTTTATGCCCCGGCAGATGGCAAGGTGCTCACTGTCCAAAAGTCTGGTCACGCCGTTGGTTTGGCGTTGGACAATGGCGTACAGCTTTTGATCCACGTCGGTCTAGACACCGTGGAGCTGGCCGGTCAGGGCTTTGAGGTGCTGGTAGAAAAGAAGCAGCGCGTGACTGCAGGCGATGCCCTGATTAGCTTCGACCCGGAGTTCATAGCTGCCCAAGGCTATAACCTGATTACCCCGGTGGTGGTCACTAACACCGCCAAGTTCGCGTCCGTGCGCGGGCACAGTGGCGAGGTTGAGGTGGGCCAGCCGCTGTTGGAGGTGGAGGCCCGCAAGGAGGGCGAGCCCTCCGCCTAAAACTGGCGTGTACGCTATTGCCATGAATCTCATCGGATTGACAGGCGGAATGGGAAGCGGAAAATCGACGGTAGCCCAGCTGCTGGCGCAGCGGGGCTGGCACATTGTCGATGCTGACCAGATTGCCCGGGAGATTGTAGAACCGGGCCAACCGGCGCTCGCAGAACTAGCGAGCGCCTTTGGCGCTGATGTCCTCAATGATGACGGTAGCTTGAATCGCTCCCTATTGGCCCAGCGTGCCTTTGCCAGTGAGGAAGGTACCGCAGCACTTAATGCCATTACCCACCCGCGTATCGCTGAACGCACCGAGCAGGCCTTTGCCCAGGCACGCGCTGCGGGAGTGCAGTGGTGCGTCTACGATATGCCACTGCTTGTGGAACAAGGCCGCGATAAGGACATGGACGCGGTGATTGTCGTCGACGTGGGGGTGGAAGAAAGGCTGCGTCGCCTGGTTCAGCACCGGGGGGTGGACGAAGCCGATGCGCGCAGGCGCATTGCTGCCCAGATTCCGGACCAGCAACGCCTAGCTGCGGCCACGCACATCATCGACAACACGGGCTCAAAGCAACAGCTGGAGGCTGCAGTAGGGGTGGTGGCTGCGGATATAGAGGCATCGGCAAGGTAGGCACTACCAAGCAAGGTAGACTAGCTCCATGGCTTTTGCTGCAGAACATCCTATCCTGGCTGAGTCCGAACACCGCCCGGTAAGCGCCATTGAACGTCGCGCCAAGGCCTTCGAGGTCGTCTCCGAGTATGAACCCGCAGGTGATCAGCCTGCGGCAATTGCAGAGTTAGACCGTCGCTTGCGCGCTGGTGAGCGGGATGTGGTGCTGCTGGGTGCTACCGGTACCGGCAAGTCTGCGACCGCTGCGTGGTTGATTGAAAAGCAGCAGCGACCCACCCTGGTCATGGCTCCCAATAAGACTCTGGCCGCGCAGCTGGCTAATGAGTTGCGCCAGCTGCTTCCCAACAACGCTGTGGAGTATTTCGTTTCCTACTACGACTACTACCAGCCGGAGGCCTACATTGCGCAGACGGATACCTACATTGAAAAGGACTCCTCGATTAATGAGGACGTGGAGCGGTTGCGGCACTCGGCCACCTCTGCGCTGCTGTCCCGGCGTGATGTGGTGGTGGTTTCATCCGTGTCCTGCATCTACGGCTTGGGCACACCGCAGTCCTACTTGGACCGCTCCGTGTTGTTGGGCGTGGGGGAGGAAGTAGAGCGTGACCGTTTCTTGCGCCTGCTGGTAGATATTCAATACGAGCGCAACGATATTGGCTTTAGCCGTGGCACCTTCCGCGTAAAGGGCGATACGGTGGACATCATTCCGGCTTATGAAGAGCGCGCTGTGCGCATTGAGTTTTTCGGCGATGAGGTAGATGAGCTGTACTACATTCACCCGCTGACTGGAGACGTGTTAGAACGTGTGGAGGAGGTGCGCATTTTTCCGGCCACCCATTACGTGGCGGGCCC
Coding sequences within:
- the rpsA gene encoding 30S ribosomal protein S1, whose protein sequence is MPSSNTPQVAINDIGTAEDFLAAVDATIKYFNDGDIVEGTVVKVDHDEVLLDIGYKTEGVIPSRELSIKHDVDPDEVVEVGDTIDALVLTKEDKEGRLILSKKRAQYERAWGAIEELQAKEEPVTGTVIEVVKGGLILDIGLRGFLPASLVEMRRVRDLEPYIGQELEAKIIELDKQRNNVVLSRRAFLEQNQSEVRSEFLHQLQKGQVRKGVVSSIVNFGAFVDLGGVDGLVHVSELSWKHIDHPSEVVTVGDEVTVEVLDVDLDRERVSLSLKATQEDPWRVFARTHAVGQIVPGKVTKLVPFGAFVRVEEGIEGLVHISELAQRHVEVPDQVVNVGQEVMVKVIDIDLERRRISLSVKQADEDYTEEFDPSKYGMADSYDEQGNYVFPEGFDPETNEWKEGFDEQRQAWEARYAESERRFQLHTAQIERSRQAAAEASEQGEAANYSSESADAPASDSAETQGSLASDEQLAALRDKLAGN
- a CDS encoding glucose PTS transporter subunit IIA, producing MASVHDTAQHIVKNIGGADNITSLTHCATRLRFQLADSSLVDKAALESDPAVLGTVPQGANGYQVVMGGGVAEFYNAINKLPGVEPGAAARGPKVNADGSKEYGGVRGKFGWVDYSFEFLSDTFRPVLWALLGASLIITMLVLADTIGLQEFRAPMEEQPAGYQLMHAMWRSVFYFLPIMIGATAAKKLGANEWVGAAIPAALLTPEFIGLSAVAETTTFMGGEASKVEVFGLPLILNDYSSQVFPPLLAAIGLFWVEKGLKKIIPSAVQMVFVPFFSLLIMIPLTAFLLGPFGIGVGNGISNFLSAVNAFSPFILAIIIPLLYPFLVPLGLHWPLNAIMVQNLATLGYDFIQGPMGAWNFACFGLVAGVLVVSVREHNRAMRQVATGGLAAGLLGGISEPSLYGIVLRFKKTYLRLLPGCFAGGVVMGIFDVKANAFVFTSLLTIPAMDPTLGYAIGVAVAFFTSFFLVVLFDYRGKEERAAVRAQLAAESDDAPAPEAQAASAGTAAAESGDAPAPAAQAASTGTATAVLERGVSAPLAGKAVPLSEVPDPIFAAAKLGEGVAIVPTGTTVYAPADGKVLTVQKSGHAVGLALDNGVQLLIHVGLDTVELAGQGFEVLVEKKQRVTAGDALISFDPEFIAAQGYNLITPVVVTNTAKFASVRGHSGEVEVGQPLLEVEARKEGEPSA
- the coaE gene encoding dephospho-CoA kinase codes for the protein MNLIGLTGGMGSGKSTVAQLLAQRGWHIVDADQIAREIVEPGQPALAELASAFGADVLNDDGSLNRSLLAQRAFASEEGTAALNAITHPRIAERTEQAFAQARAAGVQWCVYDMPLLVEQGRDKDMDAVIVVDVGVEERLRRLVQHRGVDEADARRRIAAQIPDQQRLAAATHIIDNTGSKQQLEAAVGVVAADIEASAR